From the genome of Hathewaya histolytica, one region includes:
- a CDS encoding type II toxin-antitoxin system VapC family toxin, translating to MLYDNDPKNKECANLITALMLSKCKLFVTDMTAAETMNQITKKLFLTDMKYKANRVIPLNTKSNINLICSCFNKYHRKIIKDKKFEKYKDIPFNKYFYNILKNPWKKDLLKIYFDKSVELYAYLENILKFEYLSITKPCIDISKYFITEYMLSVNDSFHLACAQYHGVQYFLTLDRDFENNIFTTVKLLKI from the coding sequence TTGCTTTATGATAATGATCCTAAAAACAAAGAATGCGCTAACTTAATTACAGCTTTAATGCTCTCAAAGTGCAAGTTATTTGTAACTGATATGACTGCAGCTGAAACCATGAATCAAATAACTAAAAAACTTTTTCTTACAGATATGAAGTATAAGGCTAATAGAGTAATTCCCTTAAATACAAAATCTAATATTAATCTAATTTGTTCCTGTTTTAATAAATATCATAGGAAAATTATAAAAGATAAAAAGTTTGAAAAATACAAGGACATACCATTTAATAAATATTTTTATAATATTTTAAAAAACCCGTGGAAAAAAGATCTGCTAAAAATCTATTTTGATAAGTCAGTAGAACTATATGCCTATTTGGAAAACATACTGAAATTTGAATATCTAAGTATAACCAAGCCCTGTATAGATATTTCTAAGTACTTTATAACTGAATATATGCTTTCAGTGAATGATTCTTTTCATCTTGCCTGTGCCCAATATCATGGTGTCCAGTACTTCTTAACTTTAGATAGAGACTTTGAAAATAATATCTTTACAACGGTAAAATTACTTAAAATATAA
- a CDS encoding RusA family crossover junction endodeoxyribonuclease gives MNSTYAKIIVQGSPISKSNFKLFNVNGRAILPCNSGKYHDRYALYEEEIALNARAQNPEVVIEESVIAILKVYYKSSKRHPDTNNITKSIFDGVEKSGLIINDAQIRRIIIEEFYDKENPRFELELFAESKYNMQYNINLNSLEKEPILYSPPPNSKKNKPKALNVSKNNSNSSICNICNKTYSNSELISADKGKTLICKSCFKKLF, from the coding sequence ATGAATAGTACATATGCTAAAATTATTGTACAAGGATCTCCTATTTCTAAATCTAATTTTAAACTATTTAATGTAAATGGTAGAGCTATTCTTCCGTGTAACTCTGGTAAATATCATGATAGATATGCCCTTTACGAAGAGGAAATAGCATTAAATGCTAGAGCTCAGAACCCTGAAGTAGTTATAGAAGAATCTGTTATTGCCATTTTAAAAGTTTATTATAAAAGTAGTAAAAGACATCCTGACACAAATAACATAACTAAAAGTATTTTTGATGGTGTAGAAAAAAGTGGACTTATAATAAATGATGCTCAAATAAGAAGGATTATTATAGAGGAATTTTATGATAAAGAAAATCCTAGATTTGAATTAGAGCTTTTTGCAGAAAGTAAGTATAATATGCAATACAATATTAATTTAAACTCTTTAGAGAAAGAGCCTATATTATACTCTCCACCTCCAAACTCTAAGAAAAATAAACCTAAAGCCTTAAATGTATCTAAAAATAATTCTAATTCTTCCATATGTAATATATGTAATAAAACATATTCAAATTCTGAATTAATTTCAGCCGATAAGGGAAAAACCTTAATTTGCAAATCTTGCTTTAAAAAACTCTTTTAA
- the pdxS gene encoding pyridoxal 5'-phosphate synthase lyase subunit PdxS, translated as MNNYNTNKNLTEIFKNGVIMDVTNVEQAKIAEKAGACAVMALERVPADIRKQGGIARMSDPKMIKEIKEAVSIPVMAKVRIGHFVEAQILESIGIDFIDESEVLTPADEAFHVNKRDFKAPFVCGARNLGEALRRIGEGAAMIRTKGEAGTGNVVEAVRHMRTMMDDIKRVKNASEEQLMSIAKEMNAPYDLIQYVWKEGKLPVVNFAAGGIATPADAALMMQLGSEGVFVGSGIFKSGNPEQRARAIVLATTHYNDPKKLAEISEDLGDAMSGLVIDDLQCKYAERGW; from the coding sequence ATGAATAACTATAATACTAACAAAAACTTAACTGAGATATTTAAGAATGGAGTTATAATGGATGTAACTAATGTAGAGCAAGCAAAAATAGCTGAAAAAGCTGGTGCTTGTGCTGTAATGGCTCTTGAAAGAGTTCCAGCTGACATTAGGAAACAAGGTGGCATTGCTAGAATGTCAGATCCTAAGATGATAAAAGAAATAAAAGAAGCTGTTTCAATTCCTGTAATGGCTAAAGTTAGAATAGGACATTTTGTGGAAGCTCAAATACTCGAATCCATAGGAATAGATTTTATAGATGAAAGTGAAGTTTTAACTCCTGCTGATGAAGCTTTTCATGTAAATAAAAGAGATTTTAAAGCTCCTTTTGTTTGTGGTGCTAGAAATTTAGGTGAAGCTCTAAGAAGAATTGGAGAAGGCGCTGCTATGATAAGAACAAAAGGTGAAGCTGGTACTGGTAATGTTGTAGAGGCTGTAAGACACATGAGAACCATGATGGATGATATAAAAAGAGTTAAAAATGCCTCTGAAGAACAATTAATGAGTATTGCAAAAGAAATGAATGCACCATATGATCTAATTCAGTATGTATGGAAAGAAGGAAAATTACCTGTGGTTAATTTCGCAGCTGGTGGTATAGCTACACCTGCTGATGCAGCTTTAATGATGCAACTTGGTTCTGAAGGTGTATTCGTAGGATCTGGAATATTTAAATCAGGAAACCCAGAACAAAGAGCTAGAGCTATTGTACTAGCTACAACTCACTATAATGATCCTAAAAAACTTGCCGAAATATCAGAAGACCTTGGTGACGCAATGTCAGGCCTAGTAATAGATGATTTACAATGTAAATATGCTGAAAGAGGATGGTAA
- a CDS encoding formate/nitrite transporter family protein, which produces MEKLLLTPGEVCDYTIEVGVKKAKGRKLNMFLLGIMAGVFISIGAFSSTVASHSIKNFGVSKLVAGFVFPVGLILVLICGAELFTGNNLLSIAYLEKRITFKDFISNWILVFIGNFVGAILFALLIYHSGAIKANGGMVEAYALKTTYVKESLSIKEALLSGILCNIIVCSSVWGSYASKDITGKVFMAFFPIMAFVISGFEHCVANMYYLSLGHLCKGNLNLTSVSTLSKENLSMINGLNLFKNISIVTLGNIIGGAIFIGITYWFIYKRNK; this is translated from the coding sequence ATGGAGAAACTATTGTTAACACCGGGGGAAGTATGTGATTATACTATTGAAGTGGGGGTAAAAAAGGCAAAGGGTAGAAAATTAAATATGTTTTTGCTTGGGATAATGGCAGGCGTGTTTATATCTATAGGAGCCTTTTCTTCTACAGTAGCATCTCACAGTATAAAAAATTTTGGGGTTTCAAAATTAGTAGCTGGATTCGTGTTTCCAGTAGGATTAATATTAGTATTAATATGTGGAGCTGAACTTTTCACAGGAAATAACTTACTATCTATAGCGTATTTAGAAAAGAGAATAACCTTTAAAGATTTTATAAGTAATTGGATCTTAGTTTTTATAGGTAACTTTGTAGGGGCTATTCTATTTGCACTTTTAATTTATCATAGTGGTGCTATTAAAGCTAATGGAGGTATGGTTGAAGCTTATGCTTTGAAGACCACATATGTAAAAGAGAGCCTAAGTATTAAAGAGGCACTTTTAAGTGGTATACTTTGTAATATTATAGTATGCAGCTCTGTATGGGGAAGTTATGCATCTAAAGATATAACTGGCAAGGTATTCATGGCATTTTTTCCAATTATGGCTTTTGTAATTAGTGGATTTGAGCATTGTGTTGCTAATATGTATTATTTATCTCTAGGACATTTGTGTAAGGGAAATTTAAACTTAACCTCAGTATCTACCTTATCTAAAGAAAACTTGAGTATGATAAATGGTTTAAATTTATTTAAGAATATATCTATAGTTACCTTAGGAAATATAATAGGTGGGGCTATATTTATAGGAATTACATATTGGTTTATATATAAACGTAATAAATAA
- a CDS encoding M14 family metallopeptidase: MIILKEGDRGTRVKRLQSLLKQLGYNVGNIDGIYGSRTKNAVSSFQRDRGILPTGVVDDITYNRITDYYKGFRTYIVKQGDTLSGISKMFNVPINQIVISNNIQNPDMLSIGQELIIPYRNLGVVPTDIDYTYEIMEENIKALKRLYPFIEIGSIGKSVLGKELYYIKLGNGPNRVTYNASHHALEWITSPLLMKFTENFLKAYINGENIESYSPREIWDSSTIYIIPMVNPDGVDLVLNGLSRDNPYYNQLIQWNNGSTDFSKNWSANIRGVDLNHNYNASFEEAKKAEEEYGVYGPGPTRYGGPYPESEPETRAMVKFTREGNFRLVIAYHSQGEVIFWQYKDLAGEENRRIAEVFSRLSGYRLGETVGISSYGGYKDWFIKEFRRPGYTIEVGLGKNPLPISQFDKIYNDNIKVLLEAAII, translated from the coding sequence TTGATTATTTTAAAGGAAGGGGATAGAGGTACAAGGGTAAAGAGGTTGCAATCTTTGCTCAAACAGTTAGGTTATAATGTTGGAAATATTGATGGAATATATGGAAGTAGAACTAAAAATGCCGTTTCAAGTTTTCAAAGAGATAGAGGTATACTACCAACGGGAGTAGTAGATGATATAACTTATAATAGAATAACTGACTATTATAAAGGCTTTAGAACTTACATTGTAAAACAAGGTGATACTTTAAGTGGTATATCAAAAATGTTTAATGTTCCAATAAATCAAATAGTTATATCAAATAATATACAGAATCCTGATATGTTATCCATTGGTCAAGAGTTAATTATACCTTATAGAAACTTAGGGGTAGTACCTACTGATATAGATTATACCTATGAAATTATGGAGGAAAACATTAAGGCATTAAAACGATTATATCCATTTATAGAAATAGGGAGTATAGGCAAAAGTGTTCTAGGAAAAGAATTGTATTATATAAAACTTGGAAATGGCCCAAATAGAGTTACTTATAATGCTTCCCATCATGCCCTAGAGTGGATAACCTCACCTTTACTTATGAAATTTACAGAAAACTTTTTAAAAGCTTATATAAATGGTGAAAATATAGAAAGTTATTCTCCTAGGGAAATATGGGATAGTTCAACAATATATATAATTCCTATGGTGAACCCAGATGGGGTAGATCTAGTTTTAAATGGACTTTCAAGAGATAATCCATACTATAATCAGCTTATCCAATGGAATAATGGAAGTACAGACTTCTCTAAAAATTGGAGTGCCAACATAAGAGGGGTAGATTTAAATCATAATTACAATGCATCCTTTGAGGAAGCTAAGAAAGCGGAAGAAGAGTATGGAGTTTATGGACCAGGTCCAACTAGATATGGAGGACCTTATCCAGAGTCTGAACCTGAAACAAGGGCCATGGTAAAGTTCACAAGGGAAGGTAATTTTAGATTAGTAATTGCCTATCATAGTCAAGGCGAAGTTATATTTTGGCAGTATAAAGACTTAGCAGGAGAGGAAAATAGGAGAATTGCAGAGGTTTTTTCAAGACTAAGTGGGTATAGGCTAGGAGAAACTGTTGGTATTTCATCTTATGGTGGATATAAGGACTGGTTTATAAAAGAATTTAGAAGGCCAGGTTATACTATAGAAGTTGGATTAGGTAAAAACCCACTACCTATAAGCCAATTTGATAAAATATACAATGATAATATAAAAGTGCTTTTAGAGGCAGCTATAATATAG
- the tsaD gene encoding tRNA (adenosine(37)-N6)-threonylcarbamoyltransferase complex transferase subunit TsaD, whose product MEKGIKILSIESSCDETSAAVVVDGRKVLSNVISSQISTHEKFGGVVPEVASRKHIEAISAVVDEAIKESNITMEEIDAIAVTYGPGLVGALLVGLQYAKGLAYALKKPLIGVNHIEGHICANFIEHENLEPPFVCLIVSGGHTFIVYMKDYGEFEVLGQTRDDAAGEAFDKVARAIGLGYPGGPKIDKISKIGNAFAINFPKAKFSEETLDFSFSGIKSAVLNYLNNAKMKGEEVKNQDVAASFQRAVVEVLAENAMKACKLKNVDKIIVAGGVACNSALRDELNKEGEKRGIKVLYPSPILCTDNAAMIGSAGYFEYKKGRVAELTLNAVPNLKLGQR is encoded by the coding sequence ATGGAAAAAGGTATAAAAATACTTTCTATAGAGTCAAGTTGTGATGAAACATCTGCAGCAGTTGTAGTGGATGGAAGGAAAGTTTTGTCTAATGTTATATCCTCACAAATAAGTACACATGAAAAGTTTGGTGGGGTTGTACCTGAGGTAGCTTCTAGAAAACATATAGAAGCAATTAGTGCAGTAGTTGATGAGGCTATAAAAGAATCAAATATTACCATGGAAGAGATTGATGCTATAGCTGTAACTTATGGTCCAGGACTTGTTGGAGCACTTTTAGTTGGGCTTCAGTATGCTAAAGGCTTAGCTTATGCTTTAAAAAAGCCATTAATAGGTGTAAACCATATAGAAGGCCATATCTGTGCTAATTTTATTGAGCATGAAAATTTAGAGCCTCCCTTTGTTTGTTTAATTGTATCTGGAGGACACACTTTTATTGTATATATGAAAGATTATGGAGAGTTTGAAGTTTTAGGTCAAACAAGGGATGATGCAGCAGGGGAAGCCTTTGACAAAGTAGCAAGGGCAATTGGACTTGGATATCCAGGTGGACCTAAAATAGATAAAATATCAAAAATAGGAAATGCTTTTGCTATTAATTTTCCTAAAGCTAAATTTTCAGAAGAAACTTTAGACTTTTCTTTTAGTGGAATAAAATCTGCTGTATTAAATTATTTAAATAATGCTAAAATGAAAGGTGAAGAAGTTAAAAATCAAGATGTTGCAGCATCCTTCCAAAGGGCTGTAGTAGAAGTTTTAGCAGAAAATGCTATGAAAGCATGTAAATTAAAAAATGTAGATAAAATTATAGTGGCAGGTGGAGTTGCGTGTAATTCAGCTTTAAGAGATGAACTAAATAAAGAAGGGGAAAAAAGAGGAATAAAAGTTTTATACCCATCCCCAATATTGTGTACAGATAATGCAGCTATGATTGGAAGTGCAGGATATTTCGAATATAAAAAAGGCAGAGTTGCAGAACTTACTTTAAATGCTGTACCAAATTTAAAATTAGGTCAGAGGTAA